A stretch of Salvelinus alpinus chromosome 4, SLU_Salpinus.1, whole genome shotgun sequence DNA encodes these proteins:
- the LOC139574742 gene encoding stanniocalcin-2-like: MLVKFAIALLVLSVLEQVVGLDNIDVHDNPSEKPASQKGRMSLQNTAEIQHCLVSAGDVGCGVFECFENNSCEIRGLQEICLTFLHNAGKFDSQGKSFIKDALKCMAHGLRHKFSCISRKCLAIKEMVFQLQRECYLRHNLCSAAKENVAVMVEMIHFQDLFPKGPYVELVNILLSCGEEVKEALTRSVRLQCEQNWGALCDSLSVCSSLTPPPGQAPSSPDHRRHGSPHSEPDHPRPPRQGDKDKSSKGGFNVHPRSRSQGPRRQSPEAGVVAEQEDPEATDIRR; this comes from the exons ATGTTGGTCAAATTTGCAATAGCGCTGCTGGTTTTGTCAGTTTTGGAGCAAGTGGTGGGATTGGATAATATCGATGTTCATGACAACCCGTCAGAGAAACCGGCCAGCCAGAAAGGACGTATGTCTCTGCAGAACACAG ctgaGATCCAGCACTGTCTGGTGAGTGCAGGAGACGTGGGCTGTGGTGTGTTTGAGTGTTTTGAGAACAACTCTTGTGAGATCAGAGGCCTGCAGGAGATCTGTCTGACCTTCCTACACAACGCCGGAAAGTTTGATTCCCAG GGTAAGTCATTCATCAAGGATGCTCTGAAGTGCATGGCCCACGGCCTGAGACACAAGTTCAGCTGCATCAGCAGGAAGTGCCTGGCCATTAAAGAGATGGTGTTCCAGCTGCAGAGAGAGTGCTACCTCAGACACAACCTGTGTTCTGCAGCCAAGGAGAACGTTGCTGTCATGGTGGAGATGATCCACTTCCAGGACCTCTTCCCTAAAGG GCCATATGTGGAGCTGGTTAACATCCTACTGAGCTGtggggaggaggtgaaggaggcCTTAACCAGGAGCGTCCGGCtgcagtgtgagcagaactggGGGGCTCTCTGTGACAGCCTGAGTGTCTGCTcttccctcacccctcctcccggCCAGGCTCCCTCCTCTCCCGACCACCGCCGCCACGGGTCCCCCCACTCTGAGccagaccacccccgacccccccGACAGGGGGACAAGGACAAGTCCAGTAAAGGAGGCTTCAATGTCCACCCCCGCAGCCGCAGCCAGGGTCCCCGCCGACAGAGCCCCGAGGCTGGGGTGGTGGCGGAGCAGGAAGACCCTGAGGCCACAGACATCCGGAGGTGA